The Alcaligenes aquatilis genome contains the following window.
GCGCTGGTTGCGCTCCAGACCATCATTAATGTTGTTAACTTCGTTAATCTTAGCGACTTGAGAGCCATCAGTGTTGAAAGAGTAACCAACGCCGAACTGGAAGCCGGAGAAGTTAGGGGTTTGGTACATGACCATGTTGTCGTAACGAGCGGTGTTAGCGGCTGTGAAAGCACCACCGATGTTAGCTTGGTCGAAACCACCGCCGAAAGGATCGGCTACGCCTGGCAAGTACTTGGAGGCGATGTTAGTTTGACGACCGAAGTCCAGTTGACCCCAGCTGTCACCAGCCAGACCCAAAGTGGCGTGACGACCGAACAGACGGCCACCTTGAGCGGACTTACCGGTGGACAGGTCAAAGCCGCTTTCCAGTTGGAATACAGCGCGCAGGCCATCGCCCAGATCTTCGGAACCTTTCAGACCCCAGCGGTTGCCCGACTGGATGCCGTTGATCATACCGGTTTTCTTCTGTTCGTAAGAACCACCGGCGCCGTTAACGTAGGTTTCAGTAGCTTTGAATTTTTGGTAACCGATACCACCGTCCAGAATACCGTACAGGGTGACAGACGTTTCTGCGTGTGCGACGCCAGCGAAGCCGGCCATCAGAGCAGCAGCGAGCAGAGTCTTTTTCATGTAAGAAATCTCCGTAGATTTGAGTAAATCAGAGCAGCCCAACTACAACAGTGCTGCTGCTCTTTCTAACTCCGCGATGGGAAGTTAACGCTATTGCATCAAAATTCCCGTCGCTTGACTACGAAACCCTTCGGAAACGTGAATCTTTGTACACAGCTTGTTGGCTATACACAACAAAAACCCACTTACAGCGGCTTTCCAAGCCACCTCAACCTAGAGCGACGATTAGCAAGCTAAAGCCAAAACCCTCTTAAGAACTTGCTTTAACTTCTGCTGGCAATCGGTCGCCAATACTGGCTCTATGGAAACACAACAAAAAAACAAACCCTGCCGCCTAACTAGAAGCAAGCCTCCAAAGCCCATCCCAAACTCGGGACACCCAAAGCAGTGATCACAGCAATTTCTCATATTATGAGAAATGGAGATTTAACAAAACTCAGAACGTACCGACTCAGTCGAAACCCCTTTCAAACCAGAACAAACACCCCAAAACCCTACAATTTGAGCAAGACACTAAGCACCAAAAAAATGGCAAAAAAAAACCTGCCCTTTTCAGGA
Protein-coding sequences here:
- a CDS encoding porin, whose amino-acid sequence is MKKTLLAAALMAGFAGVAHAETSVTLYGILDGGIGYQKFKATETYVNGAGGSYEQKKTGMINGIQSGNRWGLKGSEDLGDGLRAVFQLESGFDLSTGKSAQGGRLFGRHATLGLAGDSWGQLDFGRQTNIASKYLPGVADPFGGGFDQANIGGAFTAANTARYDNMVMYQTPNFSGFQFGVGYSFNTDGSQVAKINEVNNINDGLERNQRAVTTGLRYVNGPIGVALTYDQYKTAESRAVVNGPVSGGDTVKSWNIGGSYDFEVVKAYLAFGQTRDGLFAAQSYSGFGLGDAMLANGLNSLDGLKVNSYLVGLSAPVGAGTVMGSWTMADPRSAPDALANSTLSWEMKKQHTFSLGYSHPLSKRTNVYAIGSYAKNVYFMPDAKSTLIGVGLRHQF